tcatacccgatgacggtctcagCTGTGCTGCAAATTGCTGCTTTCAAGTTGTTCCAGCACTATTGTTATACTTTTCAATGAATCGATGTACTTTACATCAATCGTCTCCATGTAACGTCACAAAACTTCAATCCACCCCCCTCCCACTTCTATATGTTTTACGTACTTTATGGATGCCCCTTTATGTTGgatttaaattcaaaataaccaTTCTTGTCACTGTGTTCAATGATtaatgtttgtttttaattAATACGAGAAACCCGAAGCCTCTCGTATTATGTTGTTCAAAAATATTCACCTGAATTCCAGACGTGGTGAAGTATGGAATCTCGAACTTCACTTGAATCGGTGGCTTGCCTTCTGTGTCCTCACACTCTACGCTGGGAAGTCCAAAATGAGCACGCATCAAATATTCCTTTCCACCCTAcgagaataaaaattgaaatactgcccattctcagattttcatcttCCCCATCCAACATACCGGGAACGACTTAATGGTCCACGTGATCGCATTCTGCTCCGGAGCGTACTTAACGCTCCCTATCGTGGTCTTAAACTTGGGCGAATCGGCATCAGCCGGCACCGGAATGACTATCTCAACGTTGTTCGCCGTCGAGCGCCGCTTGAACTGCGACTTCGCCTTTATCATGTACTCCACCCGGCTATGGGCGTGGCGTTCGATCACCGATTCGATCCAAATCAGCGGTTTCACATGGGTATTGAGTCGGTACGACATCAGTTCGAACTCGCCGTCCGGTGGAATGAATGAAATGGTTCGATCATTCTCGAAACGAGACAGCCTCACACACTGGTGAAACTTTACGTCCTCCAGCTCGACCGATTTGGATTTGCCACGGCCAGTGCTCTCGAACAGAACCTTATCGTTCAATCCGAGCCGCAGTTCCGGCATTCCAGAAAGATACACACGCATTTTGATGGCCCCAACAATTTCACTGCGCAGCACGTTTCCATTGGCGTTTGCCAACAGATTAACACTCTCTATAACATCCAGGAAGACTTCGTTCTTCCTGTATTTGATCCCTTCGGAGCGCCAGG
The Toxorhynchites rutilus septentrionalis strain SRP chromosome 2, ASM2978413v1, whole genome shotgun sequence genome window above contains:
- the LOC129764892 gene encoding AP-1 complex subunit mu-1-like — encoded protein: MSSSAIFILDAKGKVLISRNYRGHIDMSVIDKFMPLLMEKEEEGLITPILQTPECTFAYVKTNNLYLVSVTRSNANIALVFVFLHKVVTVFTEYFKELEEESIRDNFVVIYELLDELIDFGYPQTTDSKILQEYITQEGHKLEIQPRIPMAVTNAVSWRSEGIKYRKNEVFLDVIESVNLLANANGNVLRSEIVGAIKMRVYLSGMPELRLGLNDKVLFESTGRGKSKSVELEDVKFHQCVRLSRFENDRTISFIPPDGEFELMSYRLNTHVKPLIWIESVIERHAHSRVEYMIKAKSQFKRRSTANNVEIVIPVPADADSPKFKTTIGSVKYAPEQNAITWTIKSFPGGKEYLMRAHFGLPSVECEDTEGKPPIQVKFEIPYFTTSGIQVNIFEQHNTRGFGFLVLIKNKH